The genomic window GGAAAAGGCTGAACAATTAATTAAGCAACCTGTAGAGATCACTACATTTCAAAAATTTGAAGCTACAGATAAATTTGATGCTATTTGGGCGTGTGCGTCACTATTACATGTTTCATCACATGAGCTAAATGACGTTTTTAAAAAGCTCTCAAGCTATTTGGTTAATAATGGTATTTTCTATTGTTCATTTAAATACGGTAATGATGACGTCGAAAGAAATGGCCGTTCATTTACTAACTGTGATGAAAAACGGTTAAACAAATTTATCGCCAACGCATCGCTTTCAATCAAAGAGACATGGATAACTGGTGACTTACGCCCTGGACGTGAAGATGAAAAATGGCTAAATGTTATTTTGGAGAAAAATCATGACCGATAGCATTTCGCTGTATACGGGGCATAACCTAACAGTCGGATCTTATCAGGATCCACTTTTAGACAAACTGGTTATTGCAATTAATCATGCATCGATTATTGAGATCTCTGTCTCTTTCATTATGAAGTCAGGTCTTGATTTACTTTTTAATGCTTTATTGGATGCTCTTAATCGCGGAGCTGAATTACGCTTATTAACCTCCGATTATTTATCTGTAACACAACCCGTTGCCCTTCGTGAACTCATGCTATTAGTTGGTAAAGGGGCAAATATCCGTGTATTTCAGTGTGAAGGCAATATCAGCTTTCACCTAAAGTCCTACATATTAATTAAATCTCATCATAACCAAATTGACCAAGGCTGTGCATGGGTTGGCTCTAATTACATGAGTAAAATGGCCTTAACTCAAGGTCATGAATGGGCATTACGTTTTGATTATGAAAAACCTAATAATTCAAAGGCTGCACTTGAATTTCATCATATTCGTCAACAGTTTGAACATCTATTCACTCACCCTCTAACACATTCATTATCACATGAATGGATCGATACTTATAACACACGCTATAAGAAACAAAACCCGCACTTTATACGCTTAATAACAACAGAAACAGAGTTAGAATTAGACGGTTTTGTACCTAACAATATTCAAACTGAAGCGCTCCTAGCCTTAGAACAAACTCGACTAAATGGATATCAACGAGGATTAGTGGTATTAGCCACTGGCATGGGTAAGACTTGGCTATCAGCTTTTGACACCAAACAAATGAACGCCAAAAGAGTATTATTTGTTGCTCACCGAGAAGAGATTTTATTACAAGCTGAACGCACTTTTCTTCAGCTTAATGAGAACATAAGAACGGGACGCTACAATGGCACATCCAAAGACACTGAGGCCGACTACCTTTTTGCATCAATTCAAACTATCGGGCGCCGAGAGCATCTTACATTATTTGATAAAAAGCATTTTGATTATGTGATCGTGGATGAATTTCATCATGCTAGTTCATCGACCTATCAAGCACTTTTAGCCTATTTTGAACCTGTTTTTTTATTAGGGTTAACCGCAACACCTGAACGTTCAGATCAAGCTGATATTCTCTCATTATGCGATAACAATTTAGT from Photobacterium toruni includes these protein-coding regions:
- a CDS encoding class I SAM-dependent methyltransferase, coding for MSIDFYDTHADDFYQSTVNVDVSPLLNRFIPYLHASAHILDAGCGSGRDSKAFIKKGFQVTAIDASKALGEKAEQLIKQPVEITTFQKFEATDKFDAIWACASLLHVSSHELNDVFKKLSSYLVNNGIFYCSFKYGNDDVERNGRSFTNCDEKRLNKFIANASLSIKETWITGDLRPGREDEKWLNVILEKNHDR